GAGATCGCGCCGGGCTCGTGCACGTTCGTCGCGGACGTGCCGTGGCTGCGCGTCAGATCGTGACGAGGTCGGCCAGCACGCCGCCCTCGGGGGTCAGCCGCGCGGGGGACGGGCTGTCGTAGACGACCATGAGCCTGCCGTCGCCCAGCGCCGCCAGGCCCTCGGGATGGTCGCAGCCCACGCCGTACGGCAGGTCGGCGACGGGCACGGGCGCGCCGATGCCGTCCCACCGCATGATCCGCACCGGCCCGTCGAGGTCCATGGTCGGCCCCGTGAGCAGCAGCAGGTCGCCGTCGTAGGGGCACAGGTCGCGCACGCCGAGCCCGCCCAGGTCGAGGAAGTGCTTGTGGTAGCCCTTGAGCTTGAGCCGGTGCGGGCCGTCCTCCCGCAGGTCGAGCTCCAGCACGACGGCCCAGCCGCGCAGCACGGGGCCGCGCAGCCCGAGGAAGACCCGCTCCCCGAGCACCGCGAGGCCCTCCACGTCGAGCCCGTTGTCCTTGCCGGGAATGGCGGTGAACGGGCCGAGGTGCGCGTCCTCGGCCAGCGCGTCGGCGAGGCCCGTGAGGATGGCGCCCTTGCCGAGGCCCGCGCCCTCCAGTGGAAGCCGGACGAGGATGAACCTGTTCGGCTCCCGGATGATCGCGCTGAGCCGCCTGGCGGCCTTCTCCCGTGACTTGGCGCGCCTGCGCTTGAGGCTGTGCGAGCCGACCGCCCAGAGCCACCCGTCGGCCCGGGCGAGACCCTCGATGTCGGCCTCGTCCTCCCTGCCCGCCGGCAGGTCCACGAAGTCGGCGAGATGGAACGTGCGCTGGTGGTCGTAGCGCTCTCCGGTCCAGTTCAGGCGCTCAATGGTGGCGGTCTCGTCACCCGCGATCCACAGACCGGTGGCATCGGCGCGCAACGCGGACAGGTTCGTGTGCGTTTGCGCGTCTCGTGACGCCTGGTCAAATCGGAGTTCCACCATGCGTGCTTTCTACACGCAATCCAGCGATATGTCGTACGCTCCCGATCGTGCTCGATGGGGAGAGTGGGGCCGCGGGGCCTCAGGTGAAGTTCCAAGCGAGGCCCACTGGCTCTCCGCTCAAGCGCAGTCGCCTGGGTGACCTGCGGATGCGGGACATCTACCGGGCGCTCGCGGTCGTCGCCGCGCTGGCCGTCGCCGGCGCAGGCGTGCTCGCCATCGCGCAGTCGGGAAGGGCGGACGAGGCCGCCGCCCGGCCGGTCGCCGCGCCGCCGGCCGTACCGGTCTCGTCCACCCCTTCACCCAGCCCCTCTTTGCCGCCCACGCCGAGCCCCGGTGCCTCCATCGCCCCTGGGTACACGGCCATGGAGGCGCTGGCCGCCGACCGCCGCGTGCCGAAGCTGCCGGGCCGCCTCAAGCCGCGCGCGCTGCCCGGCAAGCCGATCAGGACCGTCGGCACGATCAAGGACGTCAAGACGGGGGTGAGCCTCCCCCGCCTGCACGGCCCGTGGAAGCGGTACGGCGCGGCCCCCTTCACCTCCAGGCAGGTGCTGCCGCCGGTGGCCGGGAGCCCGAGAGGCATGCTGGTCAGCTGTCCCGTCCCGATCGAGGCGCAGAAGTCGCTGCGCGACACCGCCCGGCTGGCCGCCCGCTGGACGCTCAACCACCACCCCGAGGGCGCGGTGATCCGCTGGCTCGGCACCCAGCCGGTCAAGAAGGGCTGGTCCCTGGTCTACCAGGTGAAGTACGGCAAGCGCTCCTCGGTGGCCGCCGTCGTCGTGCTCGACACGGGGGAGGCGAAGCCCGCCCTGGTCTTCGTGACCGTCCCCGACACCCAGAAGAAGCGATGGGCGGACATCCGCCGCGTGATCTCAGGGGTTCGTGTTCTAGGCTAGAGCGATCATGTATGCGGCGATATGGGGGAGTGGCCGCCGTGGCTGAGCGTTCGAACCTGCCGAAGAAGGAACCGGACAAGGATCGCCCCAAGCCGTGGCGCGCCGAAGGTCTGCCGGGGGGCGGGCCCGGCGGCCGGCCCAAGATCAATTGGTGGCGCTTCGTCATCACGTTGCTCGTGGTCTACGCCGGATTCTTCCTGATCTCCTCCTTCTTCGACGAGGGCCAGGTCGAGACGATCTCCTACAGCCAGTTCACCAAGCAGGTGACGGCCAACAACGTCAAGGGGGTCTACGCCCAGGGCTACTCCGTCCAGGGAGACCTGAAGAAGGCCACGACCGACCCCGACAGCGCCAACAAGCCCTACACGAAGTTCGTCACCGAGATCCCGGTCTTCGCCAACGACGAGCAGCTCTACCAGCAGCTGACCGCGGCGGGCGTGGAGATCAAGGCCGAGCCGATCAGCACGGGCAGCCGCGGGTTCCTGCTCAACCTGCTGCTGTCGCTGCTGCCGATCGCCGTCCTCGCGGGCCTGTGGATCTGGGTCATGCGCCGCGGCGCCAGCATGATGGGCGGCGGCGGGCTCGGCGGCCTCGGCAAGTCCAAGGCGGCCAAGCCGATCGAGAGCGACAAGATCCGCGTCACGTTCGAGGACGTCGCCGGCATCGACGAGGTGGAGAACGAGCTCGTCGAGATCGTCGACTACCTGAAGGACCCGGGCAAGTACCGCAGGCTCGGCGCCAAGCTGCCCAAGGGCGTCCTGCTCGCGGGCCCTCCTGGCACCGGCAAGACGCTGCTGGCCAGGGCGGTCGCCGGGGAGGCCGACGTGCCGTTCTTCTCGGCCAGCGCGTCCGAGTTCATCGAGATGATCGTCGGTGTCGGCGCCTCCCGCGTGCGCGAGCTGTTCGAGGAGGCCCGCAAGGTCGCCCCCTCGATCATCTTCATCGATGAGA
This window of the Nonomuraea africana genome carries:
- a CDS encoding DUF3616 domain-containing protein; its protein translation is MRADATGLWIAGDETATIERLNWTGERYDHQRTFHLADFVDLPAGREDEADIEGLARADGWLWAVGSHSLKRRRAKSREKAARRLSAIIREPNRFILVRLPLEGAGLGKGAILTGLADALAEDAHLGPFTAIPGKDNGLDVEGLAVLGERVFLGLRGPVLRGWAVVLELDLREDGPHRLKLKGYHKHFLDLGGLGVRDLCPYDGDLLLLTGPTMDLDGPVRIMRWDGIGAPVPVADLPYGVGCDHPEGLAALGDGRLMVVYDSPSPARLTPEGGVLADLVTI